A region from the Candidatus Obscuribacterales bacterium genome encodes:
- the ruvA gene encoding Holliday junction branch migration protein RuvA, translating into MISYLTGTVAALQALPNNRWLLILEVNHIGYELQILPRSLSTFTIGASTQVFTHLHWRDDQQSFFGFLSPAERDLFRQLIAVSGIGPQLALALLDTLGIQDLIQAIVSSNIRMLSRTPGVGAKTAERISLELRSKLAEWRHQSGLMTSAPDAAPVPAVQEDVEITLMALGYSTQEIMEALRTVGQYSTLSKSTDVELWIREAIAWLSRD; encoded by the coding sequence ATGATTAGCTACCTCACGGGCACCGTCGCTGCCCTGCAAGCCCTGCCCAATAACCGCTGGCTGCTGATTTTGGAGGTGAACCACATTGGCTATGAGCTACAAATTCTGCCGCGTAGCCTCAGCACCTTCACCATCGGCGCATCGACGCAGGTGTTCACCCATCTGCACTGGCGCGATGATCAGCAGAGCTTTTTTGGCTTTCTCTCGCCGGCAGAGCGCGATTTATTTCGTCAACTGATTGCCGTGAGCGGCATTGGCCCTCAGCTTGCCCTGGCGCTGCTAGATACCCTAGGCATTCAAGATCTGATACAGGCGATCGTGTCCAGCAATATTCGCATGCTGTCCCGCACGCCCGGTGTGGGGGCAAAAACAGCGGAGCGGATTTCCTTGGAATTGCGCAGTAAATTAGCCGAATGGCGACATCAATCGGGGCTGATGACCAGTGCTCCCGATGCAGCGCCTGTGCCTGCCGTGCAGGAAGATGTGGAAATTACCCTGATGGCCCTGGGCTACAGTACCCAAGAAATTATGGAAGCTCTGCGAACCGTGGGGCAATATTCCACGCTGTCGAAAAGTACGGATGTAGAGCTGTGGATTCGGGAAGCGATCGCCTGGCTGAGCCGAGACTAG
- the ntcA gene encoding global nitrogen regulator NtcA → MVVTQDKPLANVFRQISGGAFPPMVETFERGKTIFFPGDPAERVYFLLSGAVKLSRVYEAGEEITVALLRENSVFGVLSLITGHRSDRFYHAVAFTPVELLSLPIDQVEKAFHENPELSMIMLRGLSSRILQTEMMIETLAHRDMGSRLVSFLLILCRDFGVPSQEGITIDLKLSHQAIAEAIGSTRVTVTRLLGDLRQEGMISIHKKRITVHNPVALSQQFT, encoded by the coding sequence ATGGTAGTAACGCAAGACAAGCCGTTGGCAAATGTATTCCGCCAGATCAGCGGAGGTGCATTTCCACCGATGGTCGAGACCTTTGAACGTGGCAAAACAATCTTTTTCCCAGGAGACCCGGCGGAGCGCGTCTACTTCTTGCTCAGTGGAGCGGTCAAGCTCTCCCGAGTCTACGAAGCGGGCGAAGAAATCACCGTGGCGTTGCTTCGGGAAAATAGTGTATTTGGAGTACTGTCGCTGATTACGGGACATCGTTCCGATCGCTTCTACCATGCCGTGGCTTTCACGCCGGTGGAACTGCTGTCGTTGCCGATCGACCAGGTTGAGAAAGCCTTTCACGAAAATCCTGAACTCTCGATGATTATGTTGCGGGGGTTGTCATCTCGGATCTTGCAAACCGAAATGATGATCGAGACCCTGGCCCATCGAGATATGGGATCGCGGTTGGTCAGCTTTTTGCTGATTCTCTGCCGTGACTTTGGCGTTCCTAGTCAAGAAGGCATCACCATTGACCTAAAGCTATCTCACCAAGCGATCGCTGAGGCCATTGGCTCAACCAGGGTAACCGTGACCCGACTGCTGGGAGACCTGCGTCAAGAGGGTATGATCTCCATTCACAAAAAACGGATTACGGTGCATAATCCCGTTGCCCTCAGTCAGCAGTTTACCTAG
- a CDS encoding NUDIX domain-containing protein, translated as MEATEFSTPSPLMRYCPACGQPTFAPNSPKSYHCPSCEFVLFLNPSAAVAVIVECDRHLLMAVRGTAPGKGLLDLPGGFVDPQETAEQALARELQEELGLTGVQPRYFASFPNVYPYRGIVYQTTDLIYTLALSDRPYLEAADDVAQVAWIHRDTLAMDKIAFPSIRQAVGAYLNQVCPV; from the coding sequence ATGGAAGCGACAGAATTTTCAACACCGTCTCCCTTGATGCGATATTGTCCTGCCTGTGGACAGCCGACCTTTGCACCTAATTCGCCCAAGTCGTATCACTGCCCTAGCTGTGAGTTTGTCCTCTTTTTAAATCCATCAGCTGCGGTGGCGGTGATTGTTGAATGCGATCGCCACCTGCTAATGGCGGTACGCGGGACAGCACCGGGCAAAGGGCTGCTGGATCTTCCCGGTGGATTTGTAGATCCGCAGGAAACGGCAGAGCAGGCCTTAGCTCGGGAACTCCAGGAAGAATTAGGGCTCACTGGCGTTCAACCCAGATACTTTGCGTCTTTTCCCAATGTCTATCCCTATCGAGGGATTGTGTATCAAACCACCGATTTGATTTACACCCTCGCCTTAAGCGATCGCCCCTACCTAGAAGCCGCTGATGATGTGGCACAGGTAGCATGGATCCACCGCGATACATTGGCGATGGACAAGATTGCCTTTCCTTCTATTCGCCAAGCCGTGGGAGCCTATCTTAATCAGGTTTGTCCAGTCTAA
- the nei gene encoding endonuclease VIII has translation MPEGPEIRRAADAIAAAVVNQPIQDLFFAFDRLKPYAESLARQQITDVQTKGKAILLRFDHQLSIYSHNQLYGVWMIRRAYAFPDTKRQLRLAIHTAKKSALLYSASDIEVLTDHEIDEHPFLSKLGPDVLDANTTIEQVCDRLLDAKFRRRRLGSLLLDQHFLCGLGNYLRSEVLFLAGLHPSHRPMDCPEDALYRLAEAAIALSRRSYETGGITNDVERAQHLKQQGHAHRDYRHYVFARSGKPCYTCGTSLVKDIAGGRRYYACPTCQPSP, from the coding sequence ATGCCAGAAGGGCCAGAAATTCGCCGGGCAGCGGATGCGATCGCTGCTGCCGTGGTCAACCAACCAATTCAAGACCTATTTTTTGCCTTCGATCGCCTCAAGCCCTACGCTGAATCCCTTGCCCGCCAACAGATTACAGACGTACAGACCAAGGGCAAGGCAATTCTCCTCCGGTTCGACCATCAGCTTTCAATTTATAGCCACAACCAGTTGTATGGGGTGTGGATGATTCGACGCGCCTATGCCTTTCCCGATACGAAACGCCAGCTTCGCCTGGCCATTCACACCGCCAAAAAATCCGCGCTGCTCTACAGCGCCTCAGACATTGAGGTGCTCACCGACCACGAGATCGATGAGCACCCCTTCCTCAGTAAGCTAGGGCCCGATGTGCTGGATGCCAACACCACCATTGAGCAGGTGTGCGATCGCCTCCTTGATGCCAAATTTCGGCGACGGCGCTTGGGCTCTCTCCTGCTCGACCAGCATTTTCTCTGTGGGTTGGGCAACTACCTAAGAAGCGAAGTCCTGTTCTTAGCGGGACTGCATCCCAGCCATCGTCCCATGGATTGCCCCGAGGATGCCCTGTATCGGCTAGCGGAGGCAGCGATCGCCCTCTCCCGCCGCTCCTACGAAACCGGCGGCATCACCAACGACGTAGAGCGAGCCCAGCACCTCAAGCAGCAAGGCCATGCCCACCGCGACTATCGCCACTATGTGTTTGCCCGCAGTGGTAAACCCTGCTATACCTGCGGCACCAGCCTTGTGAAAGACATAGCCGGAGGACGGCGATATTATGCTTGCCCTACCTGCCAGCCTAGTCCGTAA
- a CDS encoding AAA family ATPase has protein sequence MFIKRVELSHFKSFGGTTAVPLLPGFTVVSGPNGSGKSNILDALLFALGLSGSKGMRAERLPDLVNQNHSSRSRSTVEASVTVTFQMEPEDAVGGRAIASPPPSSPEAPDEVPDELGDMPEEQGLDPDFNGSNLNGADLNGHGPPETPPAPEPDRYAFEDEPDPLLQEILATGEWRVTRKLRVTPQGTYTSNYYINDQPCTLTQLHDHLHRFHVYPEGYNVVLQGDVTSIISMNPRERREIIDELAGVAAFDRKIIQATGKLDAVKEREEQFRIVERELIAQRDRLAQDRIKAEKYQALRAEFQDKSQWEAVLHWRDRQRQAEQLQQQLEASHQALADYSTQLQVLAVDIAQATEALEELNRRVKALGEDEQLGLQATLATRQAELRQLQRQEQALITASQETATQLGRTQRELHDYRQALQALQADQQVLDTQELVQLRQARDAAQQTLEASRESAQAIASASAAWIQQQTELRHRIESRLQELEPGRREQATLQERVHQLQQKIQEHRQTLEAIAGDLAEHQQQQTSLQTEHQQQRQQVQQRAQALSATEAQLKLQQETSDRLLREQRDKQRQLDRLEAQVQAMQDAHGTGATRLLTQANLPGICGLVAQLGRVEAEYQLALEIAAGGRLGHLVVEDDGIAAAGIELLKQKRAGRATFLPLNKIRASRLSPINPAQQPRGFIDYASRLIDCDDRYRVVFAHVFGNTVVFSNLQDARPHIGRYRIVTLDGELLDASGAMTGGSTSSRQGSLHFGVGETGESAEVTGL, from the coding sequence GTGTTCATTAAGCGGGTTGAACTCTCTCACTTCAAGTCCTTTGGCGGGACGACGGCAGTCCCGTTGCTGCCTGGGTTCACCGTTGTTTCTGGCCCCAATGGGTCGGGAAAGTCCAATATCTTGGATGCGCTGCTGTTTGCCCTAGGCCTGTCTGGTTCCAAGGGGATGCGGGCAGAGCGACTACCAGATTTGGTCAACCAAAATCATTCGAGCCGCAGTCGCTCTACGGTGGAAGCTAGTGTCACCGTGACGTTTCAGATGGAGCCGGAGGATGCTGTGGGGGGAAGGGCGATCGCTTCTCCACCACCATCATCTCCTGAAGCTCCCGACGAGGTGCCTGACGAGTTGGGGGACATGCCAGAAGAGCAGGGGCTTGATCCAGATTTTAATGGGTCAAATCTCAATGGGGCAGATCTCAATGGACATGGGCCGCCCGAGACGCCTCCTGCTCCTGAGCCAGATCGCTACGCCTTTGAGGATGAGCCCGATCCGCTGCTGCAGGAAATTTTGGCTACGGGGGAATGGAGGGTGACCCGGAAGCTGCGGGTGACGCCCCAGGGTACCTACACCTCCAACTACTACATCAACGATCAGCCCTGTACCCTCACCCAGCTTCACGACCACCTGCACCGCTTTCACGTGTATCCCGAAGGCTACAACGTTGTTCTACAGGGGGACGTCACCAGCATTATTTCCATGAATCCTCGGGAACGCCGCGAGATTATTGACGAGCTGGCAGGGGTGGCTGCGTTCGATCGCAAAATTATTCAAGCGACGGGTAAGCTGGATGCGGTGAAGGAACGGGAGGAGCAGTTTCGCATCGTGGAACGGGAGTTGATTGCCCAGCGCGATCGCCTGGCCCAGGATCGAATCAAAGCGGAGAAGTACCAGGCTCTGCGAGCGGAGTTTCAGGATAAAAGTCAGTGGGAGGCCGTGCTCCACTGGCGCGATCGCCAACGGCAGGCGGAGCAGCTCCAACAGCAGCTTGAAGCCAGCCATCAAGCCCTAGCTGACTACAGCACCCAGCTTCAGGTTCTGGCAGTGGATATTGCCCAGGCGACAGAGGCTTTGGAGGAGTTGAACCGGCGGGTGAAAGCCCTGGGGGAAGATGAGCAGCTAGGACTACAGGCGACTCTCGCAACGCGGCAGGCAGAGTTGCGGCAGCTTCAGCGCCAAGAGCAAGCGTTGATCACGGCCAGCCAAGAGACAGCCACGCAACTGGGCCGTACCCAACGGGAGTTGCATGACTATCGTCAAGCTCTGCAGGCTCTCCAGGCAGATCAGCAAGTTCTCGATACGCAAGAGTTGGTGCAGCTACGGCAAGCTCGGGATGCTGCCCAGCAAACCCTAGAGGCGAGTCGTGAGTCAGCCCAGGCGATCGCCTCGGCGTCGGCCGCCTGGATTCAACAGCAAACGGAGTTGCGGCACCGGATTGAATCGCGGCTGCAGGAACTAGAGCCAGGGCGGCGCGAGCAGGCAACGCTACAGGAACGGGTGCATCAGCTCCAGCAAAAAATTCAAGAGCATCGGCAAACCCTAGAGGCGATCGCTGGCGATCTGGCCGAGCACCAGCAGCAGCAGACCAGTCTACAAACCGAACACCAACAGCAGCGCCAGCAGGTGCAGCAGCGGGCCCAGGCTTTGAGCGCTACCGAGGCTCAACTGAAGCTGCAGCAGGAGACTAGCGATCGCCTGCTGCGAGAGCAGCGGGATAAACAACGCCAGCTCGATCGCCTAGAAGCCCAAGTGCAGGCTATGCAGGATGCCCATGGAACGGGAGCCACGCGCCTGCTCACCCAGGCTAACTTGCCGGGGATCTGCGGGCTGGTGGCCCAGCTCGGTCGAGTGGAAGCAGAGTATCAACTGGCGCTGGAAATTGCTGCTGGTGGTCGCTTGGGGCATCTGGTGGTGGAAGATGATGGAATAGCCGCAGCGGGTATTGAACTGCTCAAGCAAAAGCGGGCTGGGCGGGCGACTTTCTTGCCATTGAACAAAATCCGTGCGTCGCGACTATCGCCGATCAATCCTGCCCAACAGCCGCGAGGCTTTATTGACTATGCCAGTCGGCTGATTGACTGTGACGATCGCTATCGGGTGGTGTTTGCCCATGTGTTTGGCAATACCGTGGTCTTCTCGAACCTTCAGGATGCCCGCCCCCACATTGGTCGGTACCGCATCGTCACGTTGGATGGAGAATTGCTCGATGCTAGCGGTGCCATGACCGGGGGCAGTACGTCCAGCCGCCAAGGATCTCTGCATTTTGGGGTGGGGGAAACGGGAGAATCGGCGGAGGTGACGGGCCTA
- the hisB gene encoding imidazoleglycerol-phosphate dehydratase HisB, translated as MQTRDRQQLEESGGLEFPLRTASVNRATQETQVHVSVNVDGQGIANVDTGIPFLDHMLHQISSHGLLDLDIQAQGDIEIDDHHTNEDVGITFGQALHQALGDRKGIVRFGHFIAPLDEALVQVSLDFSGRPHLSYGLEIPTQRVGSYDTQLVREFFVAVVNHSQMTLHIRQLDGINSHHIIEATFKAFARAMRMALEIDPRRAHLIPSSKGVL; from the coding sequence ATGCAAACACGCGATCGCCAACAGTTGGAAGAATCTGGGGGGCTAGAGTTTCCCTTACGCACCGCGTCGGTGAATCGGGCAACGCAGGAAACCCAGGTTCACGTCAGTGTCAATGTCGATGGGCAAGGGATCGCCAACGTGGATACGGGCATTCCCTTCCTTGACCATATGCTGCATCAGATCTCGTCCCATGGACTGCTGGATCTGGATATTCAAGCTCAGGGCGACATTGAAATTGATGATCACCACACCAATGAAGATGTGGGCATTACCTTCGGGCAGGCGCTGCACCAGGCCTTAGGCGATCGCAAGGGTATTGTCCGGTTTGGCCATTTCATCGCCCCCCTCGATGAGGCCTTGGTGCAGGTGAGCCTTGATTTTTCTGGACGCCCCCACCTCAGCTATGGTCTAGAGATTCCCACCCAACGCGTCGGCAGCTACGACACCCAACTCGTGCGAGAGTTCTTCGTTGCCGTAGTCAACCACAGCCAAATGACGCTACACATTCGCCAACTGGATGGCATCAACTCCCATCACATCATCGAAGCCACCTTCAAAGCCTTCGCCCGCGCCATGCGCATGGCCCTAGAAATCGATCCCCGCCGGGCGCATTTAATTCCCAGCTCCAAGGGTGTTCTGTAG
- the rpsO gene encoding 30S ribosomal protein S15 produces MALLQEQKQKIITDFQVHETDTGSADVQVAMLTERINQLSAHLKVNKKDHSSRRGLLKIIGQRKRLLAYILKHDQERYRALITRLGIRG; encoded by the coding sequence ATGGCTTTGTTGCAAGAGCAAAAACAAAAGATTATCACCGACTTCCAAGTCCACGAAACCGATACCGGATCGGCTGATGTACAGGTGGCCATGCTCACCGAGCGCATTAACCAGCTCAGTGCCCACCTTAAAGTCAACAAGAAGGATCACTCCTCCCGGCGTGGCTTGCTGAAAATTATTGGTCAGCGGAAACGGCTCCTCGCCTATATTCTCAAGCATGATCAAGAACGCTATCGTGCCCTGATTACCCGTCTTGGCATTCGCGGTTAA
- a CDS encoding sucrose-phosphate phosphatase: protein MSPFLFITDLDGTLVGDPVALARLNHCLARHRDRYGTILVYSTGRSPTRYDQLTREVALLEPDVRVLAVGTEIYTGKSSTPDPAWVEHLNQGWERHQVAAIAARYPELTPQPASEQLLYKLSYCVEPEEGDRLLPLLQSAFQQAGLAVQVVYSSGVDLDLLPRHGNKGAAVQFLQQMFQMPPERTVVCGDSGNDLAMYEHAEAKGIIVGNAKPELITWHHHHPSSDRFLADRPCAGGILQGLHHFGFLDPTLND from the coding sequence GTGTCTCCCTTTTTGTTCATCACGGATTTAGATGGAACCTTGGTCGGTGATCCTGTAGCCTTGGCTCGTTTGAATCATTGCCTGGCTCGGCATCGCGATCGCTACGGCACTATCCTGGTCTATTCCACGGGGCGATCGCCCACCCGGTATGACCAACTCACCCGTGAGGTGGCGCTGCTGGAGCCGGATGTGCGGGTGTTGGCTGTGGGCACTGAGATTTATACCGGCAAGAGTTCCACCCCGGATCCAGCTTGGGTCGAGCATCTTAACCAAGGTTGGGAGCGTCATCAGGTAGCAGCGATCGCCGCCCGCTATCCTGAGTTAACACCCCAGCCGGCTTCAGAACAATTGCTCTATAAGCTGAGCTATTGTGTTGAACCCGAGGAGGGCGATCGCCTGCTGCCGTTGCTCCAATCTGCTTTTCAGCAGGCGGGGTTGGCGGTGCAGGTGGTCTACAGCAGTGGTGTGGATCTAGATCTGCTGCCGCGCCACGGCAATAAAGGGGCGGCGGTGCAGTTTTTGCAGCAGATGTTCCAGATGCCACCGGAGCGCACAGTGGTCTGCGGTGATTCGGGGAATGACCTGGCCATGTATGAGCATGCTGAGGCAAAGGGCATTATTGTTGGCAATGCGAAGCCAGAGTTAATTACCTGGCATCATCACCATCCATCCAGCGATCGCTTTCTCGCCGATCGCCCCTGTGCCGGTGGTATTCTGCAAGGACTCCACCATTTTGGCTTTTTAGATCCCACTCTGAATGATTAG
- the fabI gene encoding enoyl-ACP reductase FabI yields the protein MLNLTGKNALVTGIANNRSIAWGIAQQLHQAGANLGITYLPDDKGRMETKVAELVEPLKPSLFLPCNVQDDEQIETLFQTVQEQWGKIDILIHCLAFARRDDLTGNFSQTSRAGFTTALDISTYSLVKLSQGAAALMSEGGSIVTLTYLGGVKVIPNYNVMGVAKAALEMSVRYLAAELGPQNIRVNAISAGPIRTLASSAIGGILDMIHHVEEIAPLRRTVTQTEVGNTAAFLCSDLSSGMTGQVLYVDAGYEIMGM from the coding sequence ATGCTGAACCTGACCGGAAAAAATGCCCTCGTAACCGGCATTGCCAACAATCGTTCCATTGCCTGGGGCATCGCTCAGCAACTGCATCAAGCGGGTGCAAACCTCGGCATCACCTATCTCCCAGACGATAAGGGTCGGATGGAAACCAAGGTGGCTGAGCTGGTTGAACCCCTGAAACCCAGCTTATTCCTGCCCTGTAACGTCCAAGATGACGAACAAATTGAGACGCTGTTTCAAACGGTGCAAGAGCAATGGGGCAAGATCGACATTTTGATCCACTGCCTAGCTTTTGCCCGACGAGATGACCTCACCGGCAACTTTAGCCAAACGTCCCGTGCAGGGTTCACCACGGCGTTGGATATCAGCACCTACTCCTTGGTCAAGCTTAGCCAAGGGGCCGCGGCACTGATGAGCGAGGGAGGGAGCATCGTCACCCTCACCTACCTAGGCGGCGTCAAGGTGATACCCAACTATAATGTAATGGGGGTAGCCAAGGCGGCTCTAGAGATGAGTGTGCGGTACCTTGCAGCAGAGCTTGGCCCTCAGAATATCCGCGTTAATGCTATTTCAGCCGGCCCGATTCGCACCCTAGCTTCATCGGCGATCGGCGGCATCCTCGACATGATCCACCACGTGGAAGAAATCGCACCCCTGCGACGCACCGTCACCCAAACCGAAGTAGGCAATACCGCCGCCTTCCTCTGTAGCGATCTGTCCAGTGGAATGACAGGACAGGTACTCTACGTTGATGCAGGCTACGAGATTATGGGCATGTAG
- the thrC gene encoding threonine synthase: MTQAPPRSTRSTAIKALRCKECGTEYDLKALHVCEDVCFGPLEVTYDYEFLRRTVTRETIQAGPNSIWRYRDFLPVTSDNPIDVGTGMTPLLQANRLARRLGLKRLYIKNDAVNMPTLSFKDRVVSVALTRARELGFSTVSCASTGNLANSTAAIAAHAGLDCCVFIPSDLEAGKVLGTLIYNPTVMAVKGNYDQVNRLCSEVANTQGWGFVNINLRPYYSEGSKTLGYEVAEQLGWQLPDHIVAPLASGSLFTKIYKGFQEFINVGLVDDKAVRFSGAQAVGCSPIAQAFEEGRDFINPVKPSTIAKSIAIGNPADGVYALEVARKTNGNIESVTDEEIIDGIRLLAETEGVFTETAGGTTIAVLKKLVEAGKIDPEETTVAYITGNGLKTQEAVQGCVGEPFTIEPKLESFERALERSRTLDRLEWQQVLV; the protein is encoded by the coding sequence ATGACTCAGGCACCACCCCGTTCTACCCGCTCCACGGCCATCAAAGCACTTCGCTGTAAAGAATGTGGCACAGAATATGACCTCAAGGCGTTGCATGTTTGCGAAGATGTTTGTTTCGGCCCTCTAGAAGTTACCTACGACTACGAATTTCTCCGCCGCACCGTTACGCGGGAGACGATTCAAGCCGGCCCCAACTCCATCTGGCGCTACCGCGACTTTTTGCCGGTCACCTCAGATAATCCAATTGATGTGGGCACGGGGATGACGCCGCTGCTGCAGGCAAATCGCTTGGCTCGTCGTCTAGGTCTTAAGCGTCTCTATATTAAAAATGACGCGGTCAATATGCCGACCCTGAGCTTCAAGGATCGGGTGGTTTCCGTGGCGCTGACCCGGGCCCGGGAGCTAGGATTCTCCACCGTATCCTGCGCTAGCACCGGCAATCTGGCCAACTCCACGGCGGCGATCGCTGCCCATGCAGGCCTAGACTGCTGTGTATTTATTCCTTCCGATCTAGAAGCCGGCAAAGTGCTGGGTACTCTGATTTACAACCCCACGGTCATGGCGGTGAAAGGTAACTACGACCAAGTCAATCGCCTCTGTTCTGAAGTGGCCAACACCCAAGGCTGGGGCTTCGTGAACATCAACCTACGTCCCTACTATTCCGAGGGTTCCAAGACCCTGGGCTATGAAGTGGCAGAACAACTCGGCTGGCAGTTGCCGGATCACATCGTTGCGCCGCTGGCATCGGGCTCTCTGTTCACCAAGATCTACAAGGGTTTCCAAGAGTTCATTAATGTGGGCTTAGTAGACGACAAAGCAGTGCGGTTTAGCGGTGCTCAAGCCGTGGGCTGCTCTCCCATTGCCCAAGCCTTTGAAGAAGGACGGGACTTCATCAATCCTGTAAAACCCAGCACCATTGCTAAGTCCATCGCGATTGGCAATCCTGCGGATGGTGTGTATGCTCTGGAAGTAGCGCGGAAGACCAACGGCAACATTGAGTCGGTCACCGATGAAGAAATCATCGACGGTATTCGCCTGCTGGCAGAAACCGAAGGTGTGTTCACGGAAACTGCTGGCGGTACCACCATTGCTGTACTCAAGAAGCTGGTAGAAGCTGGCAAGATTGACCCTGAAGAGACCACCGTTGCCTACATTACTGGCAATGGTCTCAAGACTCAGGAAGCTGTCCAGGGCTGTGTGGGCGAACCCTTCACCATCGAGCCGAAGCTAGAAAGCTTTGAGCGTGCTCTAGAGCGATCGCGCACCCTGGATCGCTTGGAGTGGCAGCAAGTTTTGGTCTAG
- a CDS encoding ubiquitin-like small modifier protein 1, with protein MAVKVLIPTPLQKFTRDQATIECSGGTITELLDALEQAYPGIRARLCDDQGQLRRFINFYVNSEDIRFLDGAGTALKDGDEVSIVPAVAGG; from the coding sequence ATGGCTGTTAAGGTACTGATTCCAACTCCGCTCCAAAAATTTACCCGCGATCAAGCCACCATTGAATGCAGTGGCGGTACGATTACCGAATTGCTTGATGCTCTGGAGCAAGCCTATCCTGGCATTCGGGCGCGGCTCTGTGATGACCAAGGCCAATTGCGGCGCTTCATCAATTTCTACGTCAATAGCGAAGATATTCGCTTCCTAGATGGGGCTGGTACAGCCCTGAAGGATGGCGATGAAGTCAGCATTGTGCCAGCGGTGGCGGGCGGCTAA
- a CDS encoding PAM68 family protein encodes MGSKSNDKSTDADRLPFEPSSNRKKTEKKPAPAATSRPASSSSAAKRSPSANSMAIPEVVSRRMIRRMALFCGVPTVLGISTFIVSYVVVTQELFKLPPTAVLLVSLGFFGLGVVGLSYGVLSASWDEDSAGSRLGWGEFRLNLGRMTEAWRSSKKSS; translated from the coding sequence ATGGGGTCTAAGTCAAACGACAAATCGACCGACGCCGATCGCCTTCCGTTTGAGCCGTCTAGCAACCGCAAAAAGACGGAGAAAAAGCCTGCCCCGGCTGCGACTAGCCGCCCTGCCTCGTCTTCATCGGCTGCGAAGCGATCGCCCAGCGCCAACTCCATGGCCATCCCCGAGGTGGTCAGCCGCCGCATGATTCGACGCATGGCGCTTTTTTGCGGTGTGCCGACGGTGCTGGGGATTTCTACCTTTATTGTCAGCTATGTTGTCGTAACCCAGGAGCTCTTTAAGCTGCCTCCAACAGCGGTGCTGCTGGTCAGTTTAGGGTTCTTCGGTCTAGGCGTTGTGGGATTGAGCTATGGGGTGCTATCGGCATCCTGGGATGAAGACTCGGCGGGCAGTCGCTTGGGCTGGGGTGAGTTTCGCCTCAATCTTGGACGCATGACCGAGGCCTGGCGTAGTTCTAAAAAGTCTTCCTAG
- a CDS encoding redoxin domain-containing protein, with protein MALLTSTDFRGLVNRRFFKNLWPLPASNRIQVGSLVPPFELPEVGSDRTLRLADYTHQAPADATHRLTLLYFTRIFTAKQYCPLCFPHIVAVNQMAEAWARQGVALLMITSTDPQQSQQVQQDLGLTMPLLSDPACRVFRTYHVGQALGAPLPAQFLIDRQGRLLFRHLFSFLEPNASIERLQQAIALRLDKPD; from the coding sequence ATGGCGCTGCTGACGTCTACAGACTTTCGCGGGTTAGTCAATCGTCGATTTTTCAAGAACCTGTGGCCGTTACCTGCATCCAACCGTATCCAGGTTGGCAGTTTGGTGCCACCGTTTGAACTGCCGGAAGTGGGCAGCGATCGCACCCTGCGCTTGGCCGACTATACCCACCAGGCCCCTGCCGATGCTACCCACCGCCTGACGCTGCTCTACTTCACGCGCATTTTTACGGCAAAGCAATACTGTCCTCTCTGCTTTCCCCATATCGTGGCGGTGAACCAGATGGCCGAAGCCTGGGCTCGCCAAGGGGTAGCCCTGTTGATGATCACCAGCACCGATCCACAGCAAAGCCAACAGGTACAGCAGGATTTGGGGCTAACTATGCCCTTGTTGAGCGATCCAGCCTGCCGTGTTTTTCGGACTTACCACGTGGGGCAAGCGCTGGGCGCTCCCCTGCCCGCCCAGTTTTTGATCGATCGCCAAGGACGGCTGCTCTTTCGCCATTTATTTTCTTTCTTGGAGCCCAATGCCAGTATCGAGCGTCTCCAGCAGGCGATCGCCCTTAGACTGGACAAACCTGATTAA